GAGTATGCCAAAACTTTAGAGGCTTTTGTTATTGAGTTTGAGAATAGAGAAAGTGACACCCAAAGTCACGTACGTGGCTAgactatttaaataaaaaaaacttgcaTAAAAATAGGAACTAACTCCACTAAGCTAATGACCAGGACTTTCAAACACTACTTTGATTTATTCCACATTAAAATAAAACACGTGCAACAGCCTCTGAATTATTTCTCAATATTTTCCCCCTTAATTCAGAGACTTAAACCTTCTTGACTCCAATAAGACTCTGTATCTCTTCATGTTTGACTCTTCCTAGTGTCTTGGTGAGTATGTATGCTTTCTGCTCTTTACTTCTTACATGACTCACTATTATCTCCCCATTGTCTATGCATTCACGAATAAAATGGAACCTTATATCTATGTGCTTGCTCCTTCCATGAAAGACTAGGTTCTTCATGAGGTCAAGTGATGAATGATTATCAACCAACATAATTACAGGTGGCATAGTTTTCCCTGTTATTTCCCTGAGAAGCCTTCTAAGCGATATTCCTTGGCAAGCTGCTAGAGTGGCTGCCATAAACTCTGCTTCACAGGAGGATAAGGCAACACATCTCTGTTTTTGTGAAGCTCGTGTAATCAAATTCCCATTCACATAAAATGCTATTCCACCATTGCTTTTTCTATCATTCACATCATTCCCTCGATCACTATCAGTGTATCCAACAATCATGacttcttttcttccttttgagTAATTCAGACCATAGTCAAGGGTGCCTTTCACATACCTGAGTATTCCCTTAACAGTCTGAAGATGTTTTGTAGTTGGCCTTTCCATGTAGCGGCTTACCACTCCAACTGCAAATGTTATGTTTGGACGGGTATGGGTCAGATACCTGAGTCCTCTAACAATACTTTTTTACTCTGTGGGATTCACCAACTCTATTTCTTCATCTCTACGAAGTTTCAACTTATGTTCCATTGGGCTCTTGGTGGGGTTACAGTCTAACATACGAGTCTTGATGAGTAAGTTCTTAGCATAGGCTTCTTGTTTTAGTGTAATCACACCTTCCTGTTGACTTACTTCAATGCCTAAGTAATATGATAGGAGACCAAGATCACTCATCTCAAACTTGGTGTTCATATCACTTTTGAAATCTTGAACCTGCTTGTGGCAGTTACTAGTTACAAGTCGTCTACATACACCCCAATGATCAGTATGTCACCATTGTTTTTCTTGGTGTATACTAAATATTCATGAGCACAACGCGCAAAACCCATTTTTTTAGGTATCGATCCAGGCACGCATTCCAAGCCCTCGGGGACTGCTTTAAGCCATACATAGCCTTAGTCAATTTTTACACCTTGTTTGTTTCACCTTCTTTCTAGTAACATTCTGGTTGTGAGACGCACACCTCCTCCTCTAATTCGATGTTAAGGAACGTCGATTTCACATCAAGATGGTGCACCCACCATCCATTAGTTCCTGCTAAAGCTAGAATGAGGCGTACCGTTTCAATTCTGGCCACTGGAGCGAAAACTTCATCAAAGTCGATTTCGTGCTTTTGAACGTACCCTTTTAACACAATTCTTGATTTGTGCTTTATGATCCTTCTATTTGGGTCTTGCTTCAACTTTTACACCCACTTTAACCCGATGGCCTAGCGATTTTTAGGAAGGTCAACAAAAACCCAGGTCTTGTTCTTTATAATCGACGTCAATTCTACGTCCATTgcttttatccattcctttttctTACTTGCCTCGACGTATGTTGTTGGTTCTTCATTATTGCATACCAACATAAGTTCTTCAGGAGGGAGTTGAATTTCTTCTGTGTTCTCGTACAACTCGGTGAGCAGCTAGTAGCGCTTCGGGGCACCACCGCCTGTGGAGCCTGAGGTGGTGCTGGGAGATGTGATCGAAATTGGGGCATTTGGAGTACCGGGTGAAGCAGGCGTACCCAGTGTGTCAATAGGCGAGTTAAGTGGGCTTGACTGTGAGTTGACTTTAGAATTAATGGGCTGAGAGTCTTCAGCCCACGCATCATTACTTGGAGGTGACCCAATTTCTTGTTGTGGGGTATTCAGCTCCCACTCGTGTTCTTCAACATAAACCTTATCAAGGTCAAAACCTTCAACAATAAACCTTATCCCTGGTGTTGATTTAACCTTCGAGCTGTTCTCCTACATCCAACCTTGCTGTTCATCGAAGATTACATCATGACTCACATGTATCTTTCCGGTATCTGGGTCCAACAACCTATATGCCTTTGTTCCCTTTTCAAGTATTAGATGAACCAGTCGAATACTTCTTTCATCTAGCTTCTTTATATGATTCCTTGTAATTCTCATATTAGCGACACAACCAAACACCCTAAGGTGTTCAACATTCGGCTTTCTTCCGGTCCACATCTCGTAGGGAGTTGTATCTTTCAAGGCTTTCGTATGTGCCCTATTTAGAACATACACTAAATGAGTTATGGCTTCCCCCACAGAGCATCCGACATCTTCATGATCTTCAAATTACATCTAACCATTTCCAACACTATTCGATTTCGTCTCTCCACCAACCATTTTGCTGTGGGGAGAATGGTGTTGTGTAATGTATCTCCAATCCTGTTTCACTACAGTATTGGGTGAATTCATTTGACAGGAACTCACCCCACGATCTGTTCTAAATACTTTTACTTTCTCCCCTGTTTCCGTCTCTACTTTACTCCTAAAATTTCTTGAAAACTTGAAGTgctttattttttgttttcaacaaataaacCCACATCACTCTGCTATAGTCATCAACAAGTAGCATGAAGTAGTGGTTCCCTGAGGGTGTAGGAGGTGAAACAGGGCCACAAATATCACCATGAACTAGTCTCTTCTTTGCTAGATAATTAGAGTGTGAAGGGAACAGTTTCTTACTTGCTTTCCCACTAGGCACCCTTCACAGGGCTGTAATGGAATGGTCATCTTTGGCATTCCTTCTATTAGCTTCTTCTCCTGCATATACTTCATTGAGTTGAAGTTAACATGACCCATTCTCATGTGCCACAACCATGATGAATCATTATGTTTTGCTACCAAACATAATCCTTTGACTTCTTCCAACTCTATTTTACAGAGTCGATTTGAGGACCTTGTAACCTTCATCAATAGTCTCCCAGTGACATCATGGAGCCACATAAATGGATCCTTAAGTCTTATTTCATCATTACCCTCTGCTAACTATCACATGCTTATTATATTACTGCATAAGTGTGGGATGTAATATAACTCATCATGCTTGCGTTGACTCCCATCCTTGCATTGAACTACAATTGAGCCCTTTCCTTCTATACGAACTTTTGCTTCATTTCCAAACTTCACATATCCTTGAATTGACTCATTCAGATTCCTAAACTTGCACTTGTCTCCAGTCATGTGATTGCTAGCCCCTGTGTCTAGATACCACATACTTGACTGGTTGAAGGTGTTACCTTGTGATCTTAACTGTGGGGTAACATTTTCTTCATTGAGAAACACTTCACCATGTTCGAAGGTTGATAGAATAAAAGCGGGTTCATTGTCATGGTGGTCTTGTATCAGATTGTTTTCTTGATTTCTTTCTCTTCTAGGATTCTTACACTCAGCTGCATAGTATCCGAACTCCTGGCAATTATAACATTGGATTTCACTCTTGTCTTGAATACCAGATGCTTGGTTATTACCCTAATTTTGATGATATGAACCCCCTCTACCACAACCTCAATGGCCACCAGACCTACCTCTCTACCTCGACCACGTGAGTTTCCAACACTACCCCTATTTGGCTTTTTCTTAGTTTCTCCATCTGTTTTCTTCTTATTCCTCTCTGACCATTCCTTATGAGTTAAGAGAAGTTTTCTTTCATCACTCTCTCTGTGACCTCTCATCCTTTCTTTGTGGGCTTTCAGTCTTCCAATCACCTCCTCGACTGTCATTGTTTCTAGGTCCCTAAATTGCTCTAGAGTGGAAGTAATCTGAAGGAACTTAGATGGTACAAATCTTAGTAGCTTCTTCACTACATAAGATT
The genomic region above belongs to Lactuca sativa cultivar Salinas chromosome 4, Lsat_Salinas_v11, whole genome shotgun sequence and contains:
- the LOC111887370 gene encoding uncharacterized protein LOC111887370; this encodes MKESKVLDEFAVKLSNLVSTIRTLGDAVEESYVVKKLLRFVPSKFLQITSTLEQFRDLETMTVEEVIGRLKAHKERMRGHRESDERKLLLTHKEWSERNKKKTDGETKKKPNRGSVGNSRGRGREEFGYYAAECKNPRRERNQENNLIQDHHDNEPAFILSTFEHGEVFLNEENVTPQLRSQGNTFNQSSMWYLDTGASNHMTGDKCKFRNLNESIQGYVKFGNEAKVRIEGKGSIVVQCKDGSQRKHDELYYIPHLCSNIISM